The DNA sequence TGCTCGCCAACACCTATCACCTGTACTTGAGACCGGGCCTCGAGACCGTGCGTCGAATGGGAGGGCTGCACCGTTTCATGGGGTGGAATGGAGCGATCCTGACCGACAGCGGAGGCTTTCAGGTGCTGAGCCTGGCCGAGCTGCGCAAGGTCGCGGATCAGGGCGTGGAGTTTCGTTCACATCTCGACGGGAGCCGACACCTGCTGACGCCCGAAGACGCGATTCGCATCCAGGACGGGCTCGGAACCGACGTGGCCATGTCGCTCGACGAGCTCGTGGATCTGGAAACCGAGCCGGCGGACGTGAAGCGCGCGGTCGACCGGACGCTCGACTGGGCGCGTCGCGGCCTCGTCGAGCGCGAGCGGCTGAAGCAGGAAGGCTCGGGCACGATGGCGCTGTTCGGGATCAACCAGGGCGGGGTGCACGCCGCCGAGCGGCGGCGCTGCTTCGAAGGCCTGGCCGCCATGCCGTTCGATGGCTATGCCCTCGGGGGCCTGTGGGTCGGTGAGAGCAAGACGTTGTCGATGGAGATGGTGGAGCACGACTGCCGGATCTTTCCCGAGAACCAGCCCCGCTATCTGATGGGGGTGGGCCATCCGGTGGATGTCCTCGAAGCGGTCGCACGCGGAGTGGACATGTTCGACTGCGTTCTGCCCACCCGCAACGCGCGGCGCGGAACGGTGTTCACGTCCACCGGGCGCCTGGTGGTGAAGAACGCCGCTTACGCCAACGATCCGCGGCCGCTCGATCCCGATTGTGACTGCTACACCTGCCGGCGCTTCAGCCGGGCATACCTGCGGCATCTGTTCACGGCGGGCGAAACCCTGGCCATGCGGCTGGCTTCGATCCACGCGGTCACGCAGATGGTGCAGCTCGCGCGGCGCGCGCGTGAGGCCGTCCTGAAGGGCGGCTTCGCCGAGTTCCGCCGGGCGTTCATGAGCCGTTTCGAGAGCGGAGAGACCCTGGTCGCACCGGCGTAGGCACGC is a window from the Candidatus Eisenbacteria bacterium genome containing:
- the tgt gene encoding tRNA guanosine(34) transglycosylase Tgt, with amino-acid sequence LANTYHLYLRPGLETVRRMGGLHRFMGWNGAILTDSGGFQVLSLAELRKVADQGVEFRSHLDGSRHLLTPEDAIRIQDGLGTDVAMSLDELVDLETEPADVKRAVDRTLDWARRGLVERERLKQEGSGTMALFGINQGGVHAAERRRCFEGLAAMPFDGYALGGLWVGESKTLSMEMVEHDCRIFPENQPRYLMGVGHPVDVLEAVARGVDMFDCVLPTRNARRGTVFTSTGRLVVKNAAYANDPRPLDPDCDCYTCRRFSRAYLRHLFTAGETLAMRLASIHAVTQMVQLARRAREAVLKGGFAEFRRAFMSRFESGETLVAPA